Proteins encoded by one window of Cyanobium sp. NS01:
- a CDS encoding DMT family transporter, whose amino-acid sequence MAWSSLRRGQLAGLAAAVLFGISAPLISTVTGSGSALSIAGLLYGGATLALLTVRLFRDTEAETSVGRQDWPALAALTLLGGVVGPVALVMGLARLPAASSSLLLNLEAVFTLAIAVLLGREHLGRRGLLSAGLTIAAAVLLSEGSLSGANAGGSALIALATLAWGIDNNLSQSLSLRNPIQIATCKAAGASLPMLALALLLGHPFPALPVMLALLAIGALGYGISIWLDLLALRDLGAAREAVLFSTAPFVGALFSLVILREAFTPQLLVAAGLMAAGVLLLLLEQHSHWHRHDVLRHAHRHRHDPLGGDPHHEHRHQPEELEGVAADQPFWHAHEHCHGELEHAHPHVSDTHHRHRH is encoded by the coding sequence ATGGCCTGGTCTTCTCTCCGACGTGGACAGCTGGCTGGCCTGGCGGCCGCCGTCTTATTCGGCATCAGCGCCCCGCTGATCAGCACCGTGACTGGTTCTGGCTCGGCTCTGAGTATCGCCGGGCTGCTCTATGGGGGCGCCACCCTGGCCCTACTGACGGTGCGGCTGTTCCGAGACACCGAGGCCGAAACCTCCGTAGGCAGGCAGGACTGGCCAGCGCTCGCGGCCCTCACCCTGCTCGGCGGCGTGGTGGGACCGGTAGCCCTGGTGATGGGCCTGGCGCGCCTGCCCGCGGCCTCCAGCTCGCTGCTGCTCAACCTGGAGGCGGTGTTCACCCTGGCGATCGCCGTGCTGCTGGGGCGAGAGCACTTAGGCCGGCGGGGACTGCTTTCCGCTGGGCTCACGATCGCCGCGGCGGTGCTGCTCTCCGAGGGCTCCCTCAGCGGAGCCAATGCAGGGGGCAGTGCCCTGATCGCTTTGGCCACGTTGGCCTGGGGTATCGATAACAACCTCAGCCAGAGCCTCAGCCTGCGCAATCCGATCCAGATCGCCACCTGCAAGGCCGCGGGCGCGTCGCTGCCGATGCTGGCGCTGGCGTTGCTGCTCGGGCACCCCTTCCCGGCGCTGCCAGTCATGTTGGCATTGCTGGCGATCGGGGCCCTGGGCTACGGCATTTCGATCTGGCTGGATCTGCTGGCCCTGCGCGATCTCGGTGCTGCCCGCGAGGCGGTGCTGTTCTCCACCGCGCCGTTCGTGGGTGCCCTGTTCTCCCTGGTCATCCTGCGCGAGGCCTTCACGCCCCAGTTGCTGGTGGCCGCTGGCCTGATGGCCGCGGGTGTTCTGCTGCTGCTGCTGGAGCAGCACAGCCACTGGCATCGCCATGACGTGCTCCGTCATGCCCATCGCCACCGGCACGATCCACTCGGCGGCGATCCCCATCACGAGCACCGCCATCAACCCGAGGAGCTCGAGGGTGTCGCTGCCGATCAGCCCTTCTGGCACGCCCATGAGCATTGCCACGGGGAGCTGGAGCACGCACACCCACACGTCAGCGACACCCATCACCGCCATCGCCACTGA
- a CDS encoding DUF1651 domain-containing protein → MRRELTGEQAIRLWAQKRQQGWQVCAQHWELSPLPQG, encoded by the coding sequence CTGCGCAGGGAGCTCACAGGCGAGCAGGCGATCCGGCTCTGGGCCCAGAAGCGGCAGCAGGGCTGGCAGGTCTGTGCGCAGCATTGGGAACTTTCGCCGCTGCCGCAGGGCTGA
- a CDS encoding galactose oxidase, which translates to MGAPLPRPAALNARLETPIEEWPYLDEGTLQKTRSRKVCMTCHWFCHHAGVNCIPVLTCQLHQGLIAHGEHLTSRCQGWTDDLVRQKGWAPEVA; encoded by the coding sequence ATGGGTGCCCCTCTCCCCCGACCAGCAGCACTGAATGCCCGGCTCGAAACCCCGATCGAGGAGTGGCCCTACCTCGATGAGGGCACCCTGCAGAAGACCCGCAGCCGCAAGGTCTGCATGACCTGCCACTGGTTCTGCCACCACGCCGGGGTGAACTGCATCCCGGTGCTCACCTGCCAGCTGCACCAAGGGCTGATCGCGCATGGTGAGCACCTCACCAGCCGCTGCCAGGGCTGGACCGACGACTTGGTGCGGCAGAAGGGCTGGGCGCCGGAGGTGGCCTGA
- a CDS encoding RAD52 family DNA repair protein has product MTCTFSAEQITALSAPLDRAKVRQREQGRSSVSYLEGWQVIAEANRIFGFDGWQRQTVALRCVNQSERTIGARGTSREQRPGWGVTYTARVRITVGEGTGAPLIREGCGAGHGIDTDLGQAHESALKEAETDAMKRALMTFGNPFGLALYDKQQREVTGAAGGGGARPANQPAGRPSALRVVPDASAPAQHRAPFTQEAQSEATSKPAPPAAATVQAAPADATARPQQPDPGLMPLDPATIRQLHATIRALPAPVLEGFSKAFRKRFQVPADAPSIADRICHRRHHDWIETFLVQHQSQLETAALHHG; this is encoded by the coding sequence ATGACCTGCACCTTCTCTGCCGAGCAGATCACTGCCCTCTCCGCTCCACTGGATCGCGCCAAGGTGCGCCAGCGCGAGCAGGGCCGCAGCTCCGTCAGCTATCTGGAGGGCTGGCAGGTGATCGCGGAAGCCAACCGGATCTTTGGCTTTGACGGCTGGCAGCGCCAAACCGTCGCCCTCCGCTGCGTCAACCAGAGCGAGCGCACCATCGGTGCCAGAGGCACGAGCCGGGAGCAGCGCCCCGGCTGGGGGGTCACTTACACCGCCCGCGTGCGCATCACCGTCGGCGAGGGCACCGGTGCCCCGTTGATCCGCGAGGGCTGCGGGGCCGGCCACGGCATCGACACCGACCTGGGCCAGGCTCATGAATCCGCCCTCAAAGAGGCCGAAACCGACGCCATGAAGCGGGCGCTGATGACCTTCGGCAATCCCTTCGGTCTGGCGCTTTACGACAAGCAGCAGCGGGAGGTGACCGGGGCTGCTGGTGGGGGAGGTGCTCGTCCCGCCAACCAGCCAGCGGGCAGGCCCTCAGCGTTGCGAGTGGTGCCCGATGCATCGGCTCCAGCTCAGCACCGAGCCCCATTCACTCAGGAGGCCCAGAGCGAGGCGACATCGAAACCTGCGCCACCCGCAGCTGCAACAGTTCAAGCTGCTCCAGCTGATGCAACAGCCCGACCACAACAACCGGATCCCGGCCTGATGCCTCTCGATCCTGCCACCATTCGTCAGCTGCACGCCACCATCCGGGCCCTGCCAGCGCCGGTGCTGGAGGGGTTCAGCAAGGCCTTCCGCAAGCGGTTCCAGGTGCCGGCTGATGCCCCCTCGATTGCGGATCGGATCTGCCACCGCAGGCATCACGACTGGATTGAGACGTTTCTGGTTCAGCACCAGTCACAGCTAGAGACAGCCGCTCTCCACCACGGCTGA
- a CDS encoding siphovirus Gp157 family protein produces the protein MAALTAPAAPLSPSLPQAAGPSCTLQRSGSLWQLGIESQELTTAIAQLAERLETDEPDERQQILGELETALLADEGNKAAIAAKADATCWVIEHLRGQAAYRQQQAKRLTALAAGDNSRADALEHSLVLVLTRLQPKATRFSFPNHELTSRKSQAVEIDDEEALDPQWLAVTTTSKPDKAAIKEALKAGRHIEGAHLLSRRSWRIH, from the coding sequence ATGGCCGCGCTCACTGCCCCAGCCGCTCCGCTCTCCCCATCTCTCCCCCAGGCCGCCGGGCCGTCCTGCACCCTGCAGCGTTCCGGTTCCCTCTGGCAGCTAGGCATCGAGTCCCAGGAGCTCACCACCGCCATTGCCCAGCTGGCCGAGCGGCTGGAAACCGATGAACCAGACGAACGCCAGCAGATCCTCGGCGAACTCGAGACCGCCCTGCTGGCCGATGAAGGCAACAAGGCCGCCATCGCTGCCAAGGCCGATGCCACTTGCTGGGTGATCGAGCACCTGCGCGGCCAGGCCGCCTACCGCCAGCAGCAGGCCAAGCGGCTCACCGCCCTGGCCGCCGGCGACAACAGCCGCGCCGATGCCCTGGAGCACTCCCTCGTGCTGGTGCTGACCCGCCTGCAGCCCAAGGCCACCCGGTTCAGCTTTCCCAACCACGAGCTCACCTCCCGCAAGTCTCAGGCGGTCGAGATCGACGACGAGGAAGCCCTCGATCCCCAGTGGCTCGCCGTCACCACCACCAGCAAGCCGGACAAGGCCGCCATCAAAGAGGCCCTCAAAGCAGGCCGCCACATCGAAGGCGCCCACCTCCTCTCCCGCCGCAGCTGGCGCATCCACTGA
- a CDS encoding SLOG family protein: protein MSLSSAAVAQAAALSSLGLLPPPALAHRSIVIVAAGGRDLFWPQERIASALLQRSGGRPVHLLLHGGARGADRAIGRAAHQLGWRVQSLVADWRRYGRSAGPIRNRLLLEQALVEAQAHTSPAFSVSVLVIAFPGGPGTASLVQQARRCSARSPVPVVVMEVPPPFSPEPLAA from the coding sequence ATGAGCTTGTCCTCTGCTGCAGTGGCCCAGGCCGCTGCATTGTCTTCCCTTGGCCTCCTGCCGCCGCCGGCGTTGGCCCATCGCTCGATCGTCATCGTCGCCGCTGGTGGCCGTGATCTCTTCTGGCCTCAGGAGCGCATCGCCTCCGCCCTGCTCCAGCGCAGCGGTGGCCGGCCTGTCCATCTGCTGCTTCATGGCGGGGCCCGTGGCGCTGATCGTGCCATCGGTCGTGCGGCCCATCAGCTCGGCTGGCGGGTTCAGTCCCTCGTCGCTGATTGGCGCCGCTATGGCCGCAGTGCCGGCCCCATCCGCAATCGCCTTCTGCTTGAGCAGGCCCTGGTGGAAGCCCAGGCCCACACCTCCCCAGCCTTCAGCGTCTCGGTGCTGGTGATCGCCTTCCCCGGTGGGCCTGGCACGGCCTCGCTGGTTCAGCAGGCCCGCCGCTGCTCCGCCCGTTCGCCGGTGCCGGTGGTGGTGATGGAGGTGCCGCCGCCGTTCTCGCCGGAGCCCCTCGCCGCTTGA
- a CDS encoding mobile mystery protein B produces MGLNEDLPAGATPLDGEELEGLLPSHLVNRSQLNEWEQQNIEAALLWLSRQRRPRPLEESWLRRLHREMFGQSWRWAGQYRSSDKSIGADWRQIRMQVPALLADIAFQVEHRVDVVDLIAIRFHHRLVSIHPFPNGNGRHARLIADALIEQLGAPRFSWGSSSSLVNASALRQQYISALQRADRGDLTALLAFARES; encoded by the coding sequence ATGGGGTTGAACGAGGACCTACCGGCCGGGGCGACGCCTCTCGATGGGGAGGAGCTGGAGGGGCTGCTGCCCTCCCATCTGGTGAATCGCAGCCAGCTGAACGAATGGGAGCAGCAGAACATCGAAGCTGCTCTGCTCTGGCTGTCCCGCCAGCGACGGCCCCGGCCGCTGGAAGAAAGCTGGCTGCGACGCCTGCACCGCGAGATGTTTGGCCAAAGCTGGCGTTGGGCCGGTCAGTACCGGAGCAGCGACAAGAGCATCGGCGCCGACTGGCGGCAGATCCGGATGCAAGTCCCGGCCCTGCTGGCCGACATCGCCTTCCAGGTGGAGCACCGGGTGGATGTGGTGGATCTGATCGCCATCCGTTTCCATCACCGGCTGGTCTCCATCCACCCCTTCCCCAACGGCAACGGTCGCCACGCCCGCCTGATCGCTGACGCGTTGATCGAGCAGCTGGGTGCACCTCGCTTCTCCTGGGGCAGCAGCAGTTCCCTGGTGAATGCCTCAGCTCTGAGGCAGCAGTACATCAGCGCTCTTCAGCGAGCTGACCGCGGTGATCTCACTGCACTGCTGGCCTTTGCCCGAGAGAGCTGA
- a CDS encoding mobile mystery protein A has translation MLQDAASHSLAQRPPAGWLRSIREALGMTSAALAARLEITASGLRKLEQAEATDAITLGTLRRVAEALDCELQYTLVPRQPLREMRRQQALRLAQQWQQRAGRTMALEAQPIDSPSEGAQQRLEAMAQEILRTSGTRLWG, from the coding sequence GTGCTTCAGGACGCCGCCAGCCATTCACTGGCGCAACGGCCGCCGGCGGGCTGGCTGCGGTCCATCCGTGAGGCCCTGGGCATGACCTCCGCTGCACTTGCGGCTCGCTTAGAAATCACCGCTTCCGGGTTGCGAAAGCTGGAACAGGCCGAGGCGACCGATGCCATCACGCTCGGCACCCTGCGGCGGGTGGCCGAGGCGCTCGACTGCGAGCTGCAGTACACGTTGGTGCCAAGACAGCCGCTGCGGGAGATGAGAAGGCAGCAGGCCCTGAGGCTGGCGCAGCAGTGGCAGCAACGCGCCGGCCGCACCATGGCGCTGGAAGCGCAGCCCATCGATTCGCCATCCGAGGGAGCACAGCAGCGGCTCGAAGCCATGGCTCAGGAGATCCTCCGCACCAGCGGCACCCGGCTATGGGGTTGA
- a CDS encoding ArdC family protein — protein MASLVALLEAGTTPWRREWDAAAGGHHVNLLSGRRYRGANPVLLTLGMHLRASALPYWCGFAEAKALGIFPRKGSKAVHVLRPQVHQRGEGQLAEADPADAAGRRWVSYRPVAVFNAADLEGEALEGLLQKRRQAEGVIQRPEPERLAAAETVLSRWPVPVRHGGDRACYLPGPDRIQLPDRSAFHSAAALYATWAHEAIHSSGHSSRLARDLSGGMGEGGDGGRAYAREELVAELGAVLLGDRLEIGSAMANHAAYLGHWVELLRESPRVLLQVLSDARKAADLICPEGSEVPSPTTLQRIRP, from the coding sequence GTGGCCTCCCTGGTCGCCCTGCTGGAGGCGGGCACCACCCCCTGGCGGCGCGAGTGGGATGCCGCCGCTGGCGGGCACCACGTGAATCTGCTCTCCGGCCGTCGCTACCGCGGTGCCAATCCGGTGCTGCTCACCCTGGGCATGCATCTGCGGGCTTCAGCGCTGCCCTATTGGTGCGGCTTTGCCGAAGCCAAGGCGCTGGGGATCTTCCCCCGCAAGGGGAGCAAAGCCGTGCACGTGCTGCGGCCCCAGGTGCATCAGCGGGGAGAAGGCCAGCTGGCCGAGGCTGATCCGGCCGATGCGGCTGGCCGCCGCTGGGTGAGCTACCGGCCGGTGGCGGTCTTCAATGCCGCCGATCTGGAGGGCGAGGCGCTGGAGGGGCTCCTCCAGAAGCGCCGCCAGGCCGAGGGGGTGATCCAGCGGCCCGAGCCCGAGCGGCTGGCGGCGGCTGAGACCGTCCTCAGCCGCTGGCCGGTGCCGGTGCGCCATGGCGGCGATCGGGCCTGCTATCTGCCGGGGCCGGATCGCATCCAGCTGCCGGATCGCTCGGCCTTCCATTCAGCGGCGGCCCTCTATGCCACCTGGGCCCATGAGGCGATCCACTCCTCCGGCCACAGCTCCCGGCTGGCCCGGGATCTCTCCGGCGGCATGGGCGAGGGCGGCGATGGCGGCAGGGCCTATGCCCGTGAGGAGCTGGTGGCCGAGCTGGGGGCGGTGCTGCTGGGCGATCGGCTCGAGATCGGCAGTGCCATGGCCAATCACGCCGCCTATCTGGGCCACTGGGTCGAGCTGCTGCGCGAATCGCCCCGGGTGCTGCTGCAGGTGCTCAGCGATGCCAGGAAGGCCGCCGATCTGATCTGCCCCGAGGGGTCAGAAGTGCCCAGCCCCACGACGCTTCAGCGGATAAGGCCCTGA
- a CDS encoding type II toxin-antitoxin system PrlF family antitoxin: MGSPPEEVESALTDRYQTTVPKPVRKALGLRKRDRIRYAFRSNGEVVLT, encoded by the coding sequence GTGGGCTCACCACCGGAGGAGGTGGAATCGGCCCTGACGGATCGCTATCAGACCACCGTGCCGAAGCCGGTGCGCAAGGCCCTTGGGCTTCGCAAGCGCGACCGGATCCGCTACGCCTTTCGCTCCAATGGTGAGGTGGTGCTGACGTGA
- a CDS encoding IS3 family transposase (programmed frameshift) produces MKRTRHTAEQIIRKLKTAEQLIAQGKTVADVCRVIEVTQPTYHRWRQQYGGMQAEEARRLTQLEKENARLKKLLAEAELEKAMLKDLGRGKLLSPERRRRAVTVLQERYRASERLACRVVGQHRSTQRHGGKVVSIEEAKLRQRLREIAADHIRWGRRMAYRLLRREGWTVNHKRVQRLWREEGLQRPTPRKRKRARPADGSVRRHRAEHPHQVWAMDFQFDATADGRRLKFLNVIDEHSRLCLAIRVGRRCKAKDVVAVLEELTSLYPAPAYIRSDNGPEFIAQALRDWCEASSTTSTAYIEPGSPWENGFAESFNGRFRDEFLNTELFTTAPEAQILADRWRWEYNSLRPHSALQGRTPLEAAQQGAAA; encoded by the exons ATGAAACGCACCAGGCACACAGCCGAGCAGATCATCCGCAAGCTCAAGACGGCCGAGCAGTTGATCGCCCAGGGAAAAACCGTCGCCGACGTCTGCCGCGTCATCGAGGTGACGCAACCGACCTACCACCGCTGGAGGCAGCAGTACGGGGGCATGCAGGCCGAGGAGGCCAGACGGCTGACCCAGCTGGAGAAGGAGAACGCCCGGCTCAAGAAGCTTTTGGCGGAAGCAGAGTTGGAGAAGGCCATGCTCAAGGACCTCG GCCGAGGGAAACTTCTGAGCCCGGAGCGTCGCCGCAGGGCCGTCACGGTCCTGCAGGAGCGTTACCGGGCCTCTGAACGCCTGGCCTGCCGGGTGGTGGGCCAGCACCGCAGCACCCAGCGCCATGGCGGCAAGGTCGTCTCGATCGAGGAGGCCAAGCTCCGGCAGCGTCTCCGCGAGATCGCCGCGGACCACATCCGTTGGGGCCGCCGGATGGCCTACCGCCTGCTGCGGCGGGAGGGCTGGACCGTGAACCACAAACGGGTGCAACGGCTCTGGCGCGAGGAGGGGCTGCAGCGGCCCACTCCCAGGAAGCGAAAGCGGGCACGGCCCGCGGACGGCTCGGTGCGGCGTCATCGGGCTGAGCATCCCCACCAGGTGTGGGCCATGGACTTCCAGTTCGACGCCACCGCTGATGGGCGCAGGCTCAAGTTCCTGAACGTGATCGATGAGCACAGCCGCCTCTGCCTGGCGATCCGGGTGGGCAGGCGCTGCAAGGCCAAGGACGTGGTGGCCGTGCTGGAGGAACTCACCAGCCTCTACCCAGCACCGGCGTACATCCGATCGGACAACGGGCCGGAGTTCATTGCCCAGGCCCTACGGGACTGGTGCGAGGCCAGCAGCACTACCAGCACGGCCTACATCGAGCCAGGATCCCCGTGGGAGAACGGATTCGCCGAGTCGTTCAACGGCCGGTTCCGGGATGAGTTCCTCAACACCGAGCTGTTCACAACAGCCCCCGAGGCGCAGATCCTGGCCGATCGTTGGCGCTGGGAGTACAACTCACTCAGGCCGCACTCGGCCCTCCAGGGGCGTACGCCCCTGGAGGCAGCTCAACAGGGAGCTGCAGCATGA
- a CDS encoding type II toxin-antitoxin system PrlF family antitoxin, which produces MLQRVSPAVEVDDPALAPFLALLKQDISQHPERLRPITADLVSRLQDLVGAIDVDIDQVLPDDDDIASDEPA; this is translated from the coding sequence GTGCTGCAGCGCGTCAGCCCGGCGGTAGAAGTCGACGATCCGGCGTTGGCCCCCTTTCTGGCCCTGCTGAAGCAGGACATCAGCCAGCATCCAGAGCGCTTGCGGCCCATCACCGCTGATCTGGTCAGCCGCTTGCAGGATCTGGTGGGTGCCATCGATGTAGACATCGATCAAGTGCTTCCCGACGACGACGACATCGCCAGCGACGAGCCCGCCTGA
- a CDS encoding type II toxin-antitoxin system YhaV family toxin, with translation MGTAAGSPAVINGWRVYAHPLFLDQLESLLADVEKLRRKDPPGYGSKNASNRLAAIARLMLQNIPRDPSRKEYQQGSTLGAEHRHWRRARFFQQYHLFFHFHTRSRLIVLGWVNDTGTKRAYGSKTDAYQVFQSMLTSGHPPDDWEELLQEAGQATGGLQQLTDQLP, from the coding sequence GTGGGCACCGCTGCAGGATCGCCCGCGGTGATCAACGGGTGGAGGGTCTATGCGCACCCGTTGTTTCTCGATCAGCTGGAGTCGTTGCTCGCAGATGTGGAGAAGCTACGCCGCAAAGACCCGCCGGGATACGGCAGCAAGAACGCCAGCAACCGCCTTGCGGCCATCGCCCGCCTGATGCTCCAGAACATTCCCCGGGATCCCAGCCGCAAGGAGTACCAGCAGGGATCCACGCTCGGGGCTGAGCATCGCCACTGGCGACGGGCCAGGTTCTTTCAGCAATACCACTTGTTCTTCCATTTTCACACCCGCTCACGGCTGATCGTGCTGGGCTGGGTGAACGACACCGGCACCAAACGCGCCTACGGCAGCAAGACCGATGCCTATCAGGTGTTCCAGTCCATGCTGACCAGCGGCCATCCGCCAGATGACTGGGAGGAGCTCTTGCAAGAAGCGGGGCAGGCCACCGGGGGTTTGCAGCAACTCACGGATCAGCTGCCTTGA
- a CDS encoding DUF6880 family protein, which produces MASKRTLKASNLEALGAAVLAELLIEVSGGNAVIQRRLRLALAAAEGSAAAAQDVRKRLSAMDRASSLVDSRRRKALVSELEAQLQAISGPIATADPKLACDLLLRLLELAEGVLQRCTGNTSTVVAVFERAAKQLGPLAQAAQLQPEALVEQVAELLAENGHEQFDALVPALTEALGKRGLKLLESSCRQRGSRDGDTHLLQIALARGDVEGYLAQFDAEDLRWRDIAAGVAQQLLRCERAEQALQILDAATEEVADLEESAWHDSRIAVLEALNRRAEAQEMRWQWFSHSLSIPHLREYLQRLNDFEDVEAEERALQLAGQHPESLRGLQFLVAWPAISRAARHVLAHAREWDGEAYTIHCAAAERLGAQHPLAATLLLRPLVVFALEMGRNKRYRYAAEQLRSCDQLAAHIDYWQGHPDHATYVESLHDRFGGTWQFWERLE; this is translated from the coding sequence GTGGCCAGCAAGCGCACCCTCAAGGCCAGCAACCTGGAAGCCCTGGGGGCTGCCGTCCTGGCGGAGCTGCTGATCGAGGTGAGCGGTGGCAACGCCGTGATCCAGAGGCGGCTGCGGCTGGCCCTGGCCGCCGCCGAGGGGAGCGCCGCCGCCGCTCAGGACGTGCGCAAACGTCTGAGCGCCATGGATCGGGCCAGCAGCTTGGTGGACTCGCGCAGGCGCAAGGCCCTGGTGAGTGAGCTGGAAGCTCAGCTCCAGGCGATCAGCGGCCCGATCGCAACCGCTGACCCGAAGCTGGCCTGCGATCTCCTGCTCCGTTTGCTGGAACTCGCCGAAGGGGTGCTGCAGCGCTGCACAGGCAACACCAGCACGGTGGTCGCCGTGTTCGAGCGGGCCGCCAAGCAGCTCGGGCCGCTGGCCCAGGCCGCCCAGCTGCAGCCGGAAGCCCTGGTGGAGCAGGTTGCCGAGCTGCTGGCCGAGAACGGCCATGAGCAGTTCGATGCGCTGGTGCCGGCACTCACCGAGGCCCTTGGCAAAAGGGGCCTGAAGCTGCTGGAGAGCAGTTGCCGCCAGCGTGGCAGCCGCGACGGCGACACACACCTGCTCCAGATCGCTCTGGCCCGGGGGGATGTGGAGGGCTACCTGGCCCAGTTCGATGCTGAGGATCTGCGCTGGCGCGACATCGCCGCCGGCGTGGCCCAGCAGCTGCTGAGGTGCGAGCGGGCGGAGCAAGCCCTGCAGATTCTCGATGCAGCCACGGAAGAGGTCGCAGATCTCGAGGAGTCGGCGTGGCACGACAGCCGCATCGCCGTGCTTGAGGCCCTCAATCGCCGGGCGGAAGCCCAGGAGATGCGCTGGCAGTGGTTCAGCCACAGCCTCTCGATCCCCCACCTGCGCGAGTACCTGCAGCGCCTGAACGACTTTGAGGATGTGGAGGCGGAGGAGCGGGCCCTGCAGCTGGCCGGGCAGCATCCGGAGAGCCTGCGGGGGCTGCAGTTCCTGGTGGCATGGCCGGCCATCTCCCGCGCAGCCCGCCATGTATTGGCTCATGCACGCGAGTGGGATGGGGAGGCTTACACGATTCACTGCGCCGCCGCCGAGCGCCTAGGTGCACAGCATCCCCTCGCGGCCACGCTGCTGCTACGGCCGCTGGTGGTGTTCGCGCTGGAGATGGGCCGCAACAAGCGCTACCGCTACGCCGCCGAGCAGCTGCGCAGCTGCGACCAGCTGGCGGCCCACATCGACTACTGGCAGGGGCACCCAGACCACGCCACCTACGTCGAGAGCCTTCATGACAGGTTCGGAGGAACCTGGCAGTTCTGGGAAAGGCTGGAGTGA
- the fetB gene encoding iron export ABC transporter permease subunit FetB, whose product MTPSEAGALAISDGRLALSALLILVNVGLSLALRLGLARSLLVASVRMVVQLLLVGSVLEWLFRQDNAPLIVLLGAAMAMIAGISAVQRTRRRFVGIYLNSLLSVLAASALVTGLAVAGLIQPQPWYNPQYLIPLLGMVLGNALNGISLGLDRFMEGLGSGRDRVETALALGATRWEACQEVVRDAIRVAMIPTINSMMVMGLVSLPGMMTGQILQGAAPAAAVRYQIVILFMVASATALGVFGVVALAYGRLTSPEHQLRLDRLVTVGD is encoded by the coding sequence ATGACCCCATCGGAGGCCGGAGCCCTGGCGATCAGCGATGGCCGTCTGGCGCTGTCGGCCCTGCTGATCCTGGTGAATGTGGGCCTGTCGCTGGCGCTGCGCCTGGGCCTGGCTCGCAGCCTGCTGGTGGCCTCCGTGCGGATGGTGGTGCAGTTGCTGCTGGTGGGCTCGGTGCTCGAGTGGCTGTTTCGCCAGGACAATGCCCCGCTGATCGTGCTGCTGGGGGCGGCGATGGCGATGATCGCCGGGATCTCGGCGGTGCAGCGCACCCGGCGCCGCTTCGTGGGGATCTATCTCAACAGCCTGCTGTCGGTGCTGGCGGCCTCGGCCCTGGTCACGGGGCTGGCGGTGGCGGGGCTGATCCAACCCCAGCCCTGGTACAACCCCCAGTACCTGATTCCCCTGCTGGGCATGGTGCTGGGCAATGCGCTCAACGGCATCTCCCTCGGCCTCGATCGCTTCATGGAGGGCCTGGGCAGCGGGCGCGATCGGGTGGAGACGGCCCTGGCCCTTGGTGCCACGCGCTGGGAGGCCTGTCAGGAGGTGGTGCGTGATGCCATCCGCGTGGCGATGATTCCCACGATCAATTCCATGATGGTGATGGGGCTGGTGAGTCTGCCGGGGATGATGACCGGCCAGATTCTCCAGGGAGCGGCGCCCGCAGCGGCCGTGCGCTACCAGATTGTGATCCTGTTCATGGTGGCTTCTGCCACGGCCCTGGGCGTGTTTGGCGTCGTCGCCCTGGCCTATGGGCGGCTCACCAGCCCGGAGCACCAGTTGCGCCTCGACCGGCTGGTGACGGTGGGCGATTAG
- a CDS encoding ATP-binding cassette domain-containing protein, protein MDCPLLLRAEGLQRQLGDRRLWSRLDLELAAGERLGLLGPSGAGKTLLLRAMALLDPLQAGSIRLQGRSPQGWGLPRWRSLVLYLAQRPVAHAGTVEANLRSPWRFHERRRQAGWRPGRITSWLAALGRDPSFLNYDAERLSGGELQLLALLRALQFDPSVLLLDEPTASLDGTTTNAVETLLISWLAAGPRALLFTSHDGDQVQRLATRTLELQP, encoded by the coding sequence GTGGACTGTCCTCTGCTCCTGCGCGCCGAAGGGCTACAGCGCCAGCTGGGCGATCGACGGCTCTGGAGCCGGCTGGATCTGGAGCTGGCCGCCGGCGAGCGCCTGGGGCTGCTGGGGCCTTCTGGGGCGGGCAAGACGCTGTTGCTGCGAGCGATGGCCCTGCTGGATCCGCTTCAGGCAGGCTCGATCCGCCTGCAGGGGCGATCGCCGCAGGGCTGGGGACTGCCCCGCTGGCGTTCGCTGGTGCTCTACCTCGCCCAGCGGCCTGTCGCCCACGCGGGCACGGTGGAGGCCAACCTGCGCAGCCCCTGGCGTTTTCATGAGCGGCGGCGCCAGGCTGGCTGGAGGCCCGGGCGCATCACCTCCTGGTTGGCGGCCCTGGGCCGCGATCCTTCCTTTCTGAATTACGACGCCGAGAGGCTCTCTGGCGGCGAGCTGCAGCTGTTGGCGCTGCTGCGGGCCCTGCAGTTCGACCCCAGCGTGTTGCTGCTGGATGAACCCACGGCCTCCCTCGATGGCACCACCACCAACGCCGTCGAGACCCTGCTGATCAGCTGGCTGGCCGCAGGCCCCCGGGCGCTGCTGTTCACCAGCCATGACGGCGACCAGGTTCAGCGCCTGGCGACCCGCACCCTGGAGCTGCAGCCATGA